In Candidatus Zixiibacteriota bacterium, the sequence TTTGGCGGCGATGGCGGGGGGATCATGGTTTGATTTCGCCCACATCATCGTCGGGCAGACGTTTGTCATCGTATTGACGATGGGGGTCTTTCTCTGGTGGGACAGCCGCGATGACCGCAGGGGGAACGCCGAGGTTCCGCCGGTTCTGGCTTAGCTTGATCGTGGGGTACATCGCGTCTGTGGCGGTGTGGATCGCGATTCGACCGGCTTACCATCGTCACGTGGGCGCGTGGGCGGCGCCGCTCGTTCCCCTGCTGACGGTGGACCGCACGCATGTTGAGAGGACGTACTTCGACAGCACGCTGATACGATTCGTTCTCATCATTCAATCGAAGAAAGACGGTGAGTGGTACCGGGTGCGAATGGGAGTCGATCCCGCGCCGTATGGGTACGGCCATGTGACGCTGGCGGCGCTGGCGCTGGCGATTCCGGGGTGGACCTGGTGGCGGCGGTTGCTGCGGTGGCTGACCGGCGCGATTCTGCTGCAGGCGTTCTTCGTGTTCATGATACTATTGCAGCTCTTCAGCGGTTTCGTTGAGGGCAGCAACCAGTTTCCCTATTGGAGTGGGGATCGACTGACGCCGTTTATCCCGATCTGGCATTTCATCGGCAATCGCGGCGTGATCTCGATCATCGCCGAGCAGTTCGTGCCGATCCTGCTCTGGCTGGCGATCTTCGTCTTCCCGCGGCGTTATACGCGGGCGGTGAAGAACAGGAGGGCGGCCACACAGGGCCGCCCCTACGAACACGTGGTGAGACAGCCGTAGGGGCAGGCCCCTGTGCCTGTCCTGACCCAATTCGAACAAGATCAGACGTGCCCGGCGATCACGACATGGGGATGCGCGAGCCGCAGAAGCGGCCTGTCGGCGATTGCGCGAAGATGTCCGGGGACACCGACGGTCCCGGCGCCGAACAGTGCTCATTGAAGGCGGCGATCAGATCGGCAGCGACCGCCTGCGCATCGCGTCCTTCGATGAGGTGACGGTGCATGTACCAGATCAGTTTCCCATCGCGAAAGAGAAGGAACGACGGCGAGGAGGGCGGCTGCTCGGGCATGAAGGCGCGGGCGCGCATTGTGGCATCGACATCCTGACCGGCAAAAACGGTATAAAGCCGGTCGGGTATGCGCTGGTTTTGCAGCGCCAACGCCACTCCGGGTCGGGCATTCCCCGCGGCACAGCCGCAGACGGAATTCACAACCAGCAGCACCGTGCCCGTCGTGTCACGAAAGGCGTTCTCCACGTCATCGGCGGTCCGCAGTTCTTTGATGCCGACCCAGGTCAATTCATCGCGCATCGCCTGCAGCAGGCGGCGGATGTCATCGGTGGTATAGAAGGGAGCCATACTCATAGTCTTATGTCCTCCCAATTGTTTTCAGGGCTTCCAACAAAATAAGCAGGCGAAAGAACTCCCTCACCCCTTCAGCTCCGCTCAGGGCAAGCCGATCCGCCTGCGGCGGATCGACCTCTCCCCCTCGACTTCACTCGGGACAAGCCGGAGGGAGAGGTTACGAGGCAACACGTTTCACCAAATCCCCAACTTGTCCTTGATTTCATCGGAGGTCATGGTGCGCGGGTCCCAGGGCGGGTCCCAGACCACGCGGACGTCGGCGGTGTCGACGCCGGGAAGGGCGCTGACCGCATCACGGACCTCATGGACCAACTGCGGTCCATAGGGACAGCCGGGACTGGTGAGCGTCATCCGCACCTCGATATTCCGGCCCTCGTTTTCCACGTCGACGCCATAGATCAGCCCCAATTCGACGACGCTGAGACGCAGCTCGGGATCCTGCACCTCCTTGAGCGCCCCCATGACGATGTCCTGATTGACCAGCATGCACTAATTCCCCGGTTGCTCCAAGTTGGTAATCCCCGTGGTGGAGTTCGTGCCGGACTCTGCCGCCCTGAGGGCGTCGATCAGAGTCATCCAAGCCAGGAGCGCGCACTTGACCCGGACCGGAAAGTTCTTCACCCCTTCGAGCGCGTCGAGATCGCCGATGTCGAGATCGGACGGAGGCGGCTGGCCGTGCATCATCTGACGGAACGCCTCCGCCAGGCGTTGCGCCTCCTGGATCGACATGCCGGGGAGCATCTCGGCCAGCATCGAGGCGGAGGCGACCGAGATGGCGCACCCTTTGCAGTGCACCGCCACATCCTCGATGGCGTTGCCGGCGAGCTTCACCGACATCGTGAGGCGATCGCCGCAGACGGGGTTGTGTCCCTCGCGAACCAGATCGATGCGGTCAAGCACCTTGTGGCCGCGCGGCGCCCGGAAGTGATCGAGCACGGTGTCGCGATAGAGCGCGTCGAGTTCGACGTCGTGTGTATGCTCGGGTGTGTTCATAACAGTGGGTCCTGTAGACTACTCCCCCACCCCAGCCCTCCCCGTCCACGGGGAGGGAGCACGTGTCAGCCATCGGAAGATGATAAAGACCAGCCCTGCCCGTCCAGGGGGAGGGAGCAAGTCCTCCCCCCGTCGACGGGGGGAGTTAGAGGGGGGGCAAGCCACGTCGAGTATCATAATCGCCTTCCGAAGAACTTCTCGGCCACGACCAGCCCGGTGATGAACTGGTCGACGTCCTGCCGATCATTGTACACGTAGAAACTGGCACGGGCCGTGGCACTCCGACCGAGGCGTTCCAAGAGCGGCTGGGCGCAATGATGCCCGGCGCGGATGGCGATGCCGCGACGGTCGAGGACCGTGGCCAGATCGTGCGGGTGAATCTGGCGGTCATTGAAGGCGATGACGCCGGCGCGTCGCGCAGGATCGGCCGGCCCATAGACTTCGATGGTCTCCAACTCACGCAGCCGCTCTAACGCATAGCGGGTCAGGGAAATCTCGTGACGCCGGACGGCGTCCATCCCCAACGCCGCCAGATAGTCGACGGCGGCACCCAGACCGATCACACCGGCGACATCGGGGGTCCCGGCCTCGAACTTCCACGGAAGATCATTCCACGTGGCGCCGTTGAAGGTGACGGTACGGATCATGTCGCCGCCGCCGAGATGTGGCTCCATTGCGTCCAGGAGCTCGCGACGGCCATAGAGCACGCCGACACCGGTCGGCCCGAGCATCTTGTGGGCGGAGAAGGCGAGGAAATCGGCGCCGAGAGCGGTGACATCGACGGTCGTATGGGGAACGCCTTGGGCGCCATCGACAACCATGATCGCCCCGCCACGGTGGGCCCGTGCGGCGATCTCCGCGATCGGATTGATCACGCCCAGGACGTTGGAAACATGGGTCACCGACACGATGCGTGTCCGCTCGGTGAAACGCTCCTCCCAGCGATCGAGAAGGAGGGTGCCGTCGTCGCCGATCGGGAGATAACGGATGACCGCGCCGGTCCTCTTGGCGACCAAGAACCAGGGGACGAGATTGCTGTGATGCTCCATCTCCGTCAGGAGAATCTCATCACCCGGCTTCAGATGGGCGGCGCCCCAGGCAGAGGCGATCAGGTTGAGCGATTCGGTGGTGTTGCGGGTGAAGACGATCTCCTCGGGCGAGCCGGCGCCGATGAACGAGGCGACCCTGGCCCGGGCGCCTTCATATAGATCAGTGGCCTGCGCCGAGAGAGCATAGATGCCGCGATGGACATTGGCATTGGTGCGGCGATAGTGCTCGCTGATCGCGTTGATCACGCACTCCGGCTTCTGCGTGGTCGCGGCGCTGTCCAGGTAGATCAACGGGCTGCCGTGGATGGTCCGCTTGAGAATCGGGAAGTCGGCGCGCACGCGGACAACATCGATGTCGGCGGCAGCGGATTCCACGGGAGCTGCGACAACGGTCGGGTTCATACGGCACCATCGCCCAGATCGACGGCGATCTCGCCGTTTTCGATCCGGGTGGGATAGGTACGAATGGGAAAGACCGCGGGCATTTGCACGACCGCGCCGGTGCGGACATCAAAGCGGGCGCCATGGCGTGGGCATTCGATGGCGTGATTGTCCAAGCGACCTTCGCCGAGCGGCCCGCCATCATGGGTGCAGGTGTCATCGACGGCATAGATCGTGCCATCGACATGGCACAGCGCCAGTCGTCGGCCTCGAACCGTGAAAACACGCGCCGAATCGGATGGGATGTCGGTTATTCGGGCGACGCGGACGAAGTCAGCCATCACTATCTCCCCTCCAGACGACGGACGATAACGTCGCGCAGCCGATCCTGCGCGGTCGACGGCAGATGGTCGATGATCGGTCCGACAAATCCGGCGACGATCAATCGCACCGCTTCGGTGCTGTCGAGACCGCGCGATTCGAGATAGAAGATCTCCTGCGGATCGATCTTGCCGACAGTGGCGCCGTGGGTGCAGCGGACCTCGTTGTTGAGGATTTCCAGCTCCGGGATCGTCTCCGCCTTCGCCTGCGGTGACAGGATCAAGTTGCGGTTCTCCTGGTAGGCCTCGCAGTAGGCGGCCTTGTCCTCGATGCGGATCAGGCCGGTGTAGACCGATTCGGCGCGTTCGCGCAGGGCGACCTTGAAGTGCAGATCGCTGCGGGTCTTCCCGGCCAGATGATGGTGCACGGTGTGATGATCATAGTGTTGGCTGCCATCGGCGATCGCCAGCCCGAAGATGTTGCTCTCGGCGCCGGGACCGGCCAGCAGAGCGCCGCAATCGACTTTGGAGACGCTCGCGCCGATCGCGGTCAACACGGTCTCCAACTGGGCATCGGCGTCGAGACGGGCACGTTGGGTCAGGTGGGACACGGTCTGTTGGTTCCAATTCTGAATCGGGGCATACTTGAGACGGGCCGCCGGTCCGACGGCCAGTTCGACCAGCATGTTGGTGAAAACAGATTCACCGGAACCGTTCGTGCCTTCGCCGTACTCGTCGATCAAGATCAGGGATGCCTGTTCCTCGACAATCACCAGGAGCCGTCCCGCCCGCGCCGACCCACCGACCGGCTGTGCCGTGACAATGTGCATCGGTCGGTCGATCTCGACCCCGCGCGGGACATAGATCAACAGCCCTCCGGTCCACAAGGCATTGGCGAAGGCCTCGAGCCGGCCGAAATCCGGCCCGACCAGTGATCCGAGGTGTTCCTGCACCAAGTCGGGGTGTTCGATGGCGGCGGCATGGAGGTCTTGGACCAGGACACCGCGATCGACCAGCGATTGATCGAGGGCGATCTTCCAAACCAGGCCATCGCGGACATAGACCGCGGCGGCCAGCGCTTCGCTGCGCAGTCCTGCGGCCAAGACATCCGGGAATTCACGGGGTGTTCCCGATGCGGGCGGCACCGGGATCGGACTGGCATCACCGACAGCGAATACGGCCGGGTCGGTGTAGCGCCACAGATGCGTCACCCGATCGGGGAGCGGCGTCTGTCCGTAGACCGCCAGCGACTGACGTCGATGCGCCAGCAGCCAATCGGGCTCGCGATAGAGAGCCGCAACCGCGGCGAGATGCGGCGGCAAGGACATCGGCGCCGGACCGGTGCTCGCTTTCGATGGCATGGCGGCGGCGGGAGGCATCAACCGACCGATCCTTCCATTTCGAGTTCGATGAGACGGTTCATTTCGACGGCGTACTCCATCGGCAGTTCCTTGACGAACGGCTCGAAGAAGCCATTGACGATCAGCATGCGCGCCTCATCATCGGAGAGGCCGCGGCTCTGCAGATAGAAGACCTGTTCCTCGGCGATCTTGGAGACACGCGCCTCATGCTCGACGCGGACATCCTCGGCGGCGATCTCCATCGTCGGATAGGTGTCGGAGCGGGAATTCTCATCGAGCAGGAGCGCATCGCACTCGACCGAAACCTTGCAGTTGACGGCATTGGGATAGGCCTTCACCATGCCGCGGTACGAGGCGCGTCCGCCCCCCTTGGAGATCGACTTCGAGGTGATCCGCGAGGTGGTGTTGGGGGCGGCGTGGATCACCTTGGCGCCCGCGTCCTGATGCTGCCCATCGCCGGCGAAGGCGACCGAGAGAATCTCGGCCTTGGCGCGTTCACCGACGAGGTAGACACAGGGGAACTTCATCGTCAACTTGGAGCCGAGATTGGCATCGACCCATTCGACCGTGGCATCCGTGTGCGCCATGGCGCGCTTGGTAACCAGATTGAAGACGTTGTTCGACCAGTTCTGGATCGTCGTGTAACGGATGTAGGCCCCCTCATGAGCGATCAACTCCACGACGGCCGAATGCAGCGAGTCGGAGGAGTAGGTCGGCGCGGTGCACCCCTCGATGTAGTGCACGCGCGAGCCCCGATCGGCGATGATCAAGGTGCGCTCAAACTGCCCCATGTTGCGGGCATTGATGCGGAAGTAGGCCTGCAAGGGGATCTTCACGTCGGCGCCGGGGGGAACATAGATGAACGAGCCGCCCGACCAGACCGACGAGTTGAGGGCGGCGAATTTGTTGTCGGCCGCTGGAATCACGGTGGCGAAGTAGCGGCGCACGAGCTCTTCATGCTCGCGCAGGCCGGAGTCCATGTCGAGGAAGATGATCCCCTGTTTGGTCAGATCCTCGCGCAATGAGTGGTAGACCACTTCCGACTCGTACTGTGCAGAGACGCCGCCCAGAAAGCGCTGCTCCGCCTCCGGGATTCCCAGCCGGTCGAAGGTACGCTTGATCTTGTCGGGGACATCGTCCCACGACTTCTCCGATCCCCCCTCCGTCGATTTGAGGAAGTAATGGATATCAGCGAAATCGATGGAATTGAGCAGGTCGGTGTCGCCCCAGGTTGGCATCGGCTTGGCCAGGAAGGTATCGAGGGCGGCATGGCGGAACTGCCGCATCCAGTCGGGTTCCTTCTTCATTTGCGAGATCATCTCCACGATTTCATGGTTGATCCCCTTGGGGGCCTTGAGAAAATACTCCTCGGGGTCGGCGAAGCCATAGCGGGACTGATAGTCCTCGCGGATGTTCAGTTGCGGCTTGGTCGATGTGCCGTTGTTGGTCTGAGTTGGGTCGCTCATCTGTTTTCCTTCTTCGTTCCACCCGCAAGGGGCTGAAGCCCCTTGTCCTCATGGTTGGAGTTCAGCGCACAGCCACGAGAGGACTCCCAATGTCATCCCGAGTGGAGCACGGCCCGAAGGGCCGGGTGAAGCGAGGGATCTGCTTTTCCACTTGGAGACCTTTCAAGAGAAACAGCAGATCCCTCGTCCGCCGCGGCGGACTCGGGATGACATAAGTCGTGTGTATGTGTCTTGGCCACGTCCATCGACAGTCTCTCACGCCACCGCCGCGGTCTGCTTGACTTCGTTCTCGATCCATTCGTACCCCTTCGCTTCGAGCGTGGTCGCCAGCTCGGGGCCGCCGGAACGCACGATGCGGCCATCCATGAAGACATGGACGACGTGGGGTTTGACGTAGTTCAGGATGCGCTGGTAGTGGGTGACCAACAGGACCCCCACGTGATCGCCGACGACGCGGTTGATGCCGCGTGAGACGATCTGCAACGCGTCGATGTCCAGCCCGGAGTCGGTCTCATCCAGAAGCGCGATCTTCGGCTTGAGCATTGCCATCTGCAGAATCTCCAGACGCTTCTTCTCGCCGCCGGAGAAACCGTCATTGACATAGCGGGTGGCGAAGGCGGGGTCGATCTCGAGACGTTCGAACTCCGCCAACAGCGCCTTGCGGAATCCCTTCATCGCCGCCTCATTCGACGTGCGGGCCTTCACCGCGGCGCGCAGGAAGTTGGCGACGGTGACGCCGGGGACCGCCACCGGATATTGGAAAGCGAGGAACATCCCCTTGCGGGATTTCTCATGGGGCTCAAGCTCGGTGACATCCTCGCCGCCGATCTGGATGCGTCCGGCGGTCAGCGTGTAGGCGGGATGGCCCATCAGGGCATTGGCGAAGGTGCTCTTGCCGGAGCCATTGGGACCCATCAGGGCATGGATCTCGCCGGGCTTGATGGTCAGGGACACGCCCTTGACCACTTCCTTGTCGCCGATGGCGACATGGATGTTCTCGCAGGCGAACGGGGGATGATTCGTCGACATAGTGCGTGTGCGCTCCTTGGTTGATGCTCACAACGGCTTGGGAATACGCTCTCGACTATACGGGTGCAACCGGAACAATCTCGTCGTCGGTCGTCGTTTCACGATGCAGCAGTTGCTCCGTCGTTGCCTCCAAATGGGACCGGAGGTTGAAAGTCACCGCGCCATCGCTGCCCAGAAGATCGGACAGGCGAATCCGGTGCAGCATGCCTGACACGAGTCCGTCCAAAATGCCCCACAGCGAACGGACCGAGCAGGCGCCGGAGTTCACGCAGATCACCAAGTCGCCGGTGTGACGATGGCAGAACGCCTCATCATAGATGCGGCTGCCGAGCGATTCGAAGATCCGGCCTAGGGTAATCTCGGTCGGATTCCCGTTCAAGGCATATCCACCAGATCGCCCCCGGACGCTCTTGATCAAATCGGCCTCGCGCAGGATCATCAGGAGCTTACGGGCATTCGCGACCGTCAGCCCCTCCTGCTCTGCAATCTCATTGATTGTCAACGAGTTGCCGTTCTGGCACCGCCCCAGACGGAGGAGGCAACGGAGTCCATATTCTTCAAGGGCGCTGATCTTCACCTTTTCATTCCCGCAACCCTTCCGAGCCGAATACGCAAATAGTATACGAAAATGTAAATTTTTCTCATAAAACGCAGATTGGTATTGACATTCGCGTGCAATTCATTCTCGTATAATACGATAGGACGACGCTGGGACGGACTCAATGGCAATGCTCACGGGTTCAGGAGCAGTTGAGCGCCGTCAGACGAACATCCCTACTTCGGCGCAACTCGAACTTCATGGTTGCTTGGGCGTATAAGCAGTTGGTGCTGATATTGCTGGAGGAAATCGCCACAGGTATCTCGTCCAATGGTACTACTGCGACGAGATGAGTCCTGACACAAGCCACGCAAGACTGGCCCCAGAGGGTCTCTCGGTCCTCGCAAGTACATACTAGCACATCCTTTGTGGTTGCTGCTTTTGGCATTCCCAAGCCGTGGGTGCGTGGCGCGCCCTTTTCACGGTTCTCGTCTTCCGTGGGTTCTTGTTAACCCATTGACAGATTTCGAGTAAGTGGTATATTGCTAGGTGTGATCCGGTCGCGGTCAGGCGATCTCGTGACAGGCGCTTGATCGGACGCGGCACTCGTGTACTCACGGTCTTGTGTGACTCTTGATCCCGACCGCGGTTGAGTCCTCACTTTCAGCGTGTCG encodes:
- a CDS encoding BrxA/BrxB family bacilliredoxin: MSMAPFYTTDDIRRLLQAMRDELTWVGIKELRTADDVENAFRDTTGTVLLVVNSVCGCAAGNARPGVALALQNQRIPDRLYTVFAGQDVDATMRARAFMPEQPPSSPSFLLFRDGKLIWYMHRHLIEGRDAQAVAADLIAAFNEHCSAPGPSVSPDIFAQSPTGRFCGSRIPMS
- a CDS encoding metal-sulfur cluster assembly factor, whose protein sequence is MLVNQDIVMGALKEVQDPELRLSVVELGLIYGVDVENEGRNIEVRMTLTSPGCPYGPQLVHEVRDAVSALPGVDTADVRVVWDPPWDPRTMTSDEIKDKLGIW
- the sufU gene encoding Fe-S cluster assembly sulfur transfer protein SufU; protein product: MNTPEHTHDVELDALYRDTVLDHFRAPRGHKVLDRIDLVREGHNPVCGDRLTMSVKLAGNAIEDVAVHCKGCAISVASASMLAEMLPGMSIQEAQRLAEAFRQMMHGQPPPSDLDIGDLDALEGVKNFPVRVKCALLAWMTLIDALRAAESGTNSTTGITNLEQPGN
- a CDS encoding cysteine desulfurase encodes the protein MNPTVVAAPVESAAADIDVVRVRADFPILKRTIHGSPLIYLDSAATTQKPECVINAISEHYRRTNANVHRGIYALSAQATDLYEGARARVASFIGAGSPEEIVFTRNTTESLNLIASAWGAAHLKPGDEILLTEMEHHSNLVPWFLVAKRTGAVIRYLPIGDDGTLLLDRWEERFTERTRIVSVTHVSNVLGVINPIAEIAARAHRGGAIMVVDGAQGVPHTTVDVTALGADFLAFSAHKMLGPTGVGVLYGRRELLDAMEPHLGGGDMIRTVTFNGATWNDLPWKFEAGTPDVAGVIGLGAAVDYLAALGMDAVRRHEISLTRYALERLRELETIEVYGPADPARRAGVIAFNDRQIHPHDLATVLDRRGIAIRAGHHCAQPLLERLGRSATARASFYVYNDRQDVDQFITGLVVAEKFFGRRL
- a CDS encoding non-heme iron oxygenase ferredoxin subunit codes for the protein MADFVRVARITDIPSDSARVFTVRGRRLALCHVDGTIYAVDDTCTHDGGPLGEGRLDNHAIECPRHGARFDVRTGAVVQMPAVFPIRTYPTRIENGEIAVDLGDGAV
- the sufD gene encoding Fe-S cluster assembly protein SufD; this translates as MPPAAAMPSKASTGPAPMSLPPHLAAVAALYREPDWLLAHRRQSLAVYGQTPLPDRVTHLWRYTDPAVFAVGDASPIPVPPASGTPREFPDVLAAGLRSEALAAAVYVRDGLVWKIALDQSLVDRGVLVQDLHAAAIEHPDLVQEHLGSLVGPDFGRLEAFANALWTGGLLIYVPRGVEIDRPMHIVTAQPVGGSARAGRLLVIVEEQASLILIDEYGEGTNGSGESVFTNMLVELAVGPAARLKYAPIQNWNQQTVSHLTQRARLDADAQLETVLTAIGASVSKVDCGALLAGPGAESNIFGLAIADGSQHYDHHTVHHHLAGKTRSDLHFKVALRERAESVYTGLIRIEDKAAYCEAYQENRNLILSPQAKAETIPELEILNNEVRCTHGATVGKIDPQEIFYLESRGLDSTEAVRLIVAGFVGPIIDHLPSTAQDRLRDVIVRRLEGR
- the sufB gene encoding Fe-S cluster assembly protein SufB: MSDPTQTNNGTSTKPQLNIREDYQSRYGFADPEEYFLKAPKGINHEIVEMISQMKKEPDWMRQFRHAALDTFLAKPMPTWGDTDLLNSIDFADIHYFLKSTEGGSEKSWDDVPDKIKRTFDRLGIPEAEQRFLGGVSAQYESEVVYHSLREDLTKQGIIFLDMDSGLREHEELVRRYFATVIPAADNKFAALNSSVWSGGSFIYVPPGADVKIPLQAYFRINARNMGQFERTLIIADRGSRVHYIEGCTAPTYSSDSLHSAVVELIAHEGAYIRYTTIQNWSNNVFNLVTKRAMAHTDATVEWVDANLGSKLTMKFPCVYLVGERAKAEILSVAFAGDGQHQDAGAKVIHAAPNTTSRITSKSISKGGGRASYRGMVKAYPNAVNCKVSVECDALLLDENSRSDTYPTMEIAAEDVRVEHEARVSKIAEEQVFYLQSRGLSDDEARMLIVNGFFEPFVKELPMEYAVEMNRLIELEMEGSVG
- the sufC gene encoding Fe-S cluster assembly ATPase SufC; the protein is MSTNHPPFACENIHVAIGDKEVVKGVSLTIKPGEIHALMGPNGSGKSTFANALMGHPAYTLTAGRIQIGGEDVTELEPHEKSRKGMFLAFQYPVAVPGVTVANFLRAAVKARTSNEAAMKGFRKALLAEFERLEIDPAFATRYVNDGFSGGEKKRLEILQMAMLKPKIALLDETDSGLDIDALQIVSRGINRVVGDHVGVLLVTHYQRILNYVKPHVVHVFMDGRIVRSGGPELATTLEAKGYEWIENEVKQTAAVA
- a CDS encoding Rrf2 family transcriptional regulator — protein: MKISALEEYGLRCLLRLGRCQNGNSLTINEIAEQEGLTVANARKLLMILREADLIKSVRGRSGGYALNGNPTEITLGRIFESLGSRIYDEAFCHRHTGDLVICVNSGACSVRSLWGILDGLVSGMLHRIRLSDLLGSDGAVTFNLRSHLEATTEQLLHRETTTDDEIVPVAPV